ATGGTATCCCTTGTCACCCTGGATGATGATGAAGCCCGGGCGGTAGCCGCCATCGTTGGTGGTATGACCTATAAACCGAAGTTTCAGGATGAGCGTGAAGTGATGCTTGAAGGGCTGTTAATCGAATGGCTACGAATTGAACCTCACGCAGCAAGTGTAGGCATGACGATTGGTGAACTGGATATCCGTCAGGCTACGGGCGCCGTTATTCTCGCTGTTGTGACCAAGGATAAGGAGAAGCATTTTAATCCAGGTCCGGATTATGCTTTTACCGCTGGAGCTACAATTGTAGTTGCCGGTGAACGAAATCAGATCAAACATCTCAAACAATTGTTGACTGATGGACGGACTTAGCCTATGGATATGCTCATATTCGAAGTGGGAATTGCCGTTGCGCTGATTACACTTACTGGGCTGATATCTTCACGATTACGATTTTCGGTCATTCCTTTCTATATCCTGATTGGTATGGCTGTTGGACCACATGCACCACAGATCGGCATAGTGGATTTACGTTTTATCGAAAGTTCGACCTTTATTGAATTCATGGGCAGGCTTGGCATTTTGTTTTTGTTATTTTAT
The nucleotide sequence above comes from Paenibacillus sp. W2I17. Encoded proteins:
- a CDS encoding cation:proton antiporter regulatory subunit, with amino-acid sequence MHFKETDLPGIGRKYWLHTRSGEHLVIVIHNDERRDLFHMESGDTPEEVGDMVSLVTLDDDEARAVAAIVGGMTYKPKFQDEREVMLEGLLIEWLRIEPHAASVGMTIGELDIRQATGAVILAVVTKDKEKHFNPGPDYAFTAGATIVVAGERNQIKHLKQLLTDGRT